The Macaca nemestrina isolate mMacNem1 chromosome 12, mMacNem.hap1, whole genome shotgun sequence genome contains a region encoding:
- the LOC105468610 gene encoding ubiquilin-3 translates to MAKGGEALPQGSPAPVQDPHLIKVTVKTPKDKEDFSVTDSCTIQQLKEEISQRFKAHPDQLVLIFAGKILKDPDSLAQCGVRDGLTVHLVIKMQRRAMGSECPAASVPTQGPSPGSLPQPSSIYPADGPPAFSLGLLTGLNGLGLTYRGFPDQPSSLMRQHVSVPEFVAQLIDDPFIQGLLSNTGLVRQLVLDNPHMQQLIQHNPEIGHILNNPEIMRQTLEFLRNPAMMQEMIRSQDRVLSNLESIPGGYNVLRTMYTDIMDPMLNAVQEQFGGNPFATATTDNATTTTSQPSRMENCDPLPNPWTSTHGGSGSRQQRQDGDQDAADIRNRFPNFLGIIGLYDYLQQLHENPQSLGTYLQGTASALSQSQERPPPVNRVPPLSPSSQEPRSGQPLPKESVAIKGRSSCPAFLRYPTENGTGKGGDQDGAGKSPTGHSTNLPDLVSGLGDSANRVPFVPLTSSPTAAIPGIPEPPWLPSPPYPRSLRPDGMNPAPQLQDEIQPQLPLLMHLQAAMANPRAMQALRQIEQGLQVLATEAPRLLLWFMPCLAGMGSVAGGIQSREDPLMSEDPLPNPPPEVFPALDSAELGFHSPPFLHMLQDLVSTNPQQLQPEAHFQVQLEQLRSMGFLNREANLQALIATGGDVDAAAEKLRQS, encoded by the coding sequence ATGGCCAAAGGTGGAGAAGCCCTGCCACAGGGCAGCCCAGCACCAGTCCAGGATCCCCACCTCATCAAGGTGACAGTGAAGACGCCCAAAGACAAGGAGGATTTCTCAGTTACAGACTCATGCACCATCCAGCAGCTGAAGGAAGAGATATCTCAGCGCTTTAAGGCCCACCCTGATCAGCTTGTTCTAATCTTTGCTGGCAAAATCCTCAAGGATCCTGACTCACTGGCACAGTGTGGAGTGCGAGACGGCCTCACTGTCCACCTGGTCATCAAGATGCAGCGCCGTGCCATGGGCAGTGAGTGCCCAGCTGCCTCTGTCCCTACCCAGGGCCCAAGTCCTGGATCACTCCCTCAGCCAAGCTCCATTTACCCAGCAGATGGGCCCCCTGCCTTCAGCTTAGGTCTCCTCACAGGCCTCAATGGGCTGGGCTTGACCTATCGTGGCTTCCCTGACCAGCCAAGCTCACTAATGCGGCAGCATGTGTCTGTGCCTGAGTTTGTGGCTCAGCTCATTGATGACCCCTTCATCCAGGGTCTGCTGTCCAACACAGGCCTGGTACGCCAGCTGGTTCTTGACAACCCCCATATGCAGCAGCTAATCCAGCACAACCCTGAGATTGGGCATATTCTCAACAACCCTGAAATTATGCGGCAGACACTGGAGTTTTTACGTAACCCTGCCATGATGCAGGAGATGATACGTAGCCAGGACCGGGTGCTCAGTAACTTGGAGAGCATTCCCGGTGGCTACAATGTGCTTCGCACTATGTACACAGATATTATGGACCCGATGCTTAATGCAGTCCAGGAGCAGTTTGGTGGCAATCCCTTTGCCACTGCCACTACCGATaatgccaccaccaccacaagcCAACCTTCAAGGATGGAGAATTGTGaccctctccccaacccctggaCTTCTACACATGGAGGCTCAGGTAGCAGGCAACAAAGGCAGGATGGGGATCAGGATGCAGCTGACATCAGAAATAGGTTTCCAAACTTTCTGGGTATTATAGGACTCTATGACTATCTCCAGCAATTACACGAGAACCCCCAGTCCCTAGGAACTTATCTACAGGGGACAGCATCTGCCCTCAGCCAAAGCCAGGAACGACCACCACCAGTAAACAGAGTTCCCCCATTGTCACCCTCATCTCAGGAGCCTAGGTCAGGCCAGCCTCTCCCCAAGGAGTCAGTAGCAATCAAGGGAAGGTCCTCCTGCCCAGCTTTCCTGAGATACCCCACAGAGAATGGTACTGGAAAAGGTGGAGACCAAGATGGTGCAGGGAAAAGCCCTACTGGACATAGCACAAACTTGCCTGATCTTGTCTCGGGGCTGGGAGATTCTGCCAACAGGGTTCCATTTGTTCCCTTAACCTCTTCCCCCACGGCAGCCATTCCTGGAATCCCTGAGCCTCCCTGGCTGCCATCCCCACCTTATCCAAGATCTCTGAGGCCAGATGGCATGAATCCGGCTCCACAGTTACAGGATGAGATACAACCACAGCTGCCACTGCTGATGCACCTTCAGGCAGCCATGGCAAACCCCCGTGCCATGCAAGCCCTGCGGCAGATTGAGCAGGGTCTGCAGGTCCTAGCTACTGAAGCACCTCGCCTCCTACTCTGGTTCATGCCTTGCCTAGCAGGGATGGGTAGTGTGGCGGGAGGTATACAGTCTAGAGAAGATCCCCTTATGTCTGAGGATCCTCTCCCAAATCCACCTCCTGAGGTGTTCCCAGCACTGGACTCTGCAGAGCTGGGCTTCCAttcccctccctttctccatATGCTGCAAGATTTAGTTAGTACAAATCCCCAGCAGCTGCAGCCTGAGGCTCACTTTCAGGTGCAGCTGGAGCAACTGCGGTCCATGGGCTTTCTAAATCGTGAAGCCAATCTTCAGGCCCTCATTGCTACGGGGGGCGATGTGGATGCTGCTGCGGAGAAGCTGAGACAGTCATAG
- the LOC112424452 gene encoding LOW QUALITY PROTEIN: olfactory receptor 52D1 (The sequence of the model RefSeq protein was modified relative to this genomic sequence to represent the inferred CDS: inserted 1 base in 1 codon; deleted 2 bases in 1 codon; substituted 2 bases at 2 genomic stop codons) has protein sequence MPDSNLSDNHLPDTFFSTGIPGLEAARFWIAIPFCGMYLVALAGNSALILVIALENALHAPMYLFLCLLSLTDLALSSTTVPKILAILWLHAGEISFGGCLAQMFYVHSIYALESSILLAMAFDRYVAICNPLRYTTILNHAVIGSIGFVGKFHSVAIVSPFIFLLRQLPYCGHHVMTHTHCEHMGIAXLAYANITVNIVYGXTVALLAMGLDSILIAISYGFILHVVFHLPSRDAQHKVLSTCGSHIGVILVFYIPAAFSFLTHRFGHHQVPKHVHIFLANLYVLVPPVLNPIIYGARTKQIWSXLLKLLHLGKTSI, from the exons ATGCCAGATTCAAACCTCAGTGATAACCATCTTCCAGACACCTTCTTCTCAACAGGGATCCCAGGGCTGGAGGCTGCCCGATTCTGGATAGCCATCCCTTTCTGTGGTATGTATCTTGTAGCACTGGCTGGAAATTCTGCCCTCATCCTGGTCATTGCCTTGGAAAATGCTCTTCATGCACCTATGtacctcttcctctgccttctctcACTCACAGACCTGGCTCTCAGTTCTACCACTGTGCCCAAGATTCTGGCCATTTTGTGGCTTCATGCTGGTGAGATTTCCTTTGGTGGATGTCTGGCCCAGATGTTTTATGTTCATTCTATCTATGCTCTGGAGTCCTCGATTCTACTTGCTATGGCCTTTGATAGATATGTGGCTATCTGTAACCCATTAAGATATACAACCATTCTCAACCATGCTGTCATAGGCAGCATTGGCTTTGTTGGGAAATTCCATAGTGTGGCTATTGTTTCTCCCTTCATCTTCTTGCTGAGGCAACTCCCTTACTGTGGTCACCATgtcatgacacacacacactgtgagCAT ATGGGCATTGCCTGACTGGCCTATGCCAACATCACCGTCAATATTGTCTATG TGACTGTGGCTCTGCTGGCCATGGGACTGGATTCTATCCTCATTGCCATTTCCTATGGCTTTATCCTCCATGTAGTCTTTCATCTTCCATCTCGTGATGCCCAGCACAAAGTTCTAAGTACCTGTGGCTCCCACATTGGAGTCATCCTGGTTTTCTACATCCCTGCCGCCTTCTCCTTCCTCACCCACCGCTTTGGTCACCACCAAGTCCCCAAGCATGTGCACATCTTTCTGGCTAATCTCTATGTGCTGGTGCCTCCTGTGCTCAATCCTATTATCTATGGAGCTAGAACCAAGCAGATTTGGAGCTGACTTCTAAAACTGCTTCACCTGGGGAAGACATCAATATGA